From Burkholderia sp. WP9, a single genomic window includes:
- a CDS encoding circularly permuted type 2 ATP-grasp protein — protein sequence MAFQSTFPFETSAARADASSLLRLLPAHEGHWDELRDASGALREPWRQFFERLGEVGIARLDDDLASVAQQIRDNDISYNVYADNGEPRPWALDLLPFLIGEDEWAHIERGVTQRAHLLNAIVADIYGPQTLLERGQLPPALVFGHPGYLRSVKGFTPPGGQYLQVVAVDLARTPNGDWTVMAHRTEAPSGLGYALENRLIMSTLFADPFRALRVSRLAPTYSQLIATLVQAAQATMRDDGEGVDRSPHIAFLTPGPFSETYFEHVFLARYLGVTLVEGKDLTVRDDKLYLKTLAGLERVHVVLRRLDDAFCDPVELRADSSIGVPGLLQVMRAGNVIVSNVPGSGFVESPALHGFLPGIAEVLLGEDLVLPSVPTWWCGEKAARNHAFARLDEAFIVPTWPVTGRDAPPGVEQGRQRLSAWRERIEAMPDTYTIQQAQRFSCTPRYEDGTIGRRPSVLRVYAIADVNGGWHVMPGGFTRLAAERQTTVSMQYGGSSVDTWVLSSQPTSTFTLLPSPMQPADLARKHRTVSSRAAENLFWAGRYGERAENNVRLLRLILGSLEGNDADAMFPTLVELAMHCGLVQSGDMFSPHSPQAFERALVANLSESTGAASIGQNLNCQARSNGEVRGRLSNDHWRTILAARNDFRDALQTLMPAPGYSGGGSQGNGNSNGNGNGRGERYERYDRVTLMNALERLSVQLSAISGAQGDRMTRDEAWRLLFVGRHIERVSAMTSFLRVVADKGQLSTPAGFDLLLQLFDSTLTYRSLYPGRFEVPALLDLLVIEPTNPRGIYGVYERLRKKLDEIAVAAGSTRHRPFAELMAPAASLPSLESLCTVDEDGAYANLIAVCDQIGAYAGAAAHEISARYFSHASTVASQVWS from the coding sequence TTGGCCTTTCAATCGACTTTTCCCTTCGAAACGTCCGCGGCGCGCGCGGACGCTTCGTCCCTGTTGCGCCTGCTACCGGCCCACGAGGGACACTGGGACGAGTTGCGCGACGCCTCGGGCGCGTTGCGCGAACCGTGGCGGCAGTTCTTCGAGCGGCTGGGCGAAGTCGGCATCGCGCGGCTCGACGACGATCTCGCCTCGGTCGCGCAGCAGATCCGCGACAACGACATCAGCTACAACGTCTACGCGGATAACGGCGAGCCGCGGCCGTGGGCGCTCGACCTGCTGCCGTTCCTGATCGGCGAGGACGAGTGGGCCCATATCGAGCGCGGCGTGACGCAGCGCGCGCATCTGCTCAACGCGATCGTCGCCGATATTTATGGGCCGCAAACCCTGCTCGAACGCGGGCAATTGCCGCCCGCGCTGGTGTTCGGTCATCCCGGCTATCTGCGCTCGGTGAAGGGCTTCACGCCGCCGGGCGGCCAGTATCTGCAGGTGGTCGCGGTGGATCTGGCGCGCACGCCCAACGGCGACTGGACCGTGATGGCGCATCGCACCGAGGCGCCGTCCGGGCTCGGTTACGCGCTGGAAAACCGCCTGATCATGTCGACGCTGTTCGCCGATCCGTTTCGCGCCTTGCGTGTAAGCCGGCTCGCGCCGACCTATTCGCAACTGATCGCGACCCTCGTGCAGGCGGCGCAGGCCACCATGCGGGACGACGGCGAAGGCGTCGACCGTTCGCCGCATATCGCCTTCCTCACGCCGGGGCCGTTTAGCGAAACCTACTTCGAGCACGTGTTTCTGGCGCGCTATCTCGGCGTGACGCTGGTCGAAGGCAAAGACCTGACGGTGCGCGATGACAAGCTCTACCTGAAGACGCTCGCCGGTCTCGAACGCGTGCACGTGGTGCTGCGGCGTCTGGACGACGCGTTCTGCGACCCGGTCGAGCTGCGCGCCGATTCGAGCATCGGCGTGCCCGGTTTGCTGCAGGTGATGCGCGCGGGCAATGTGATCGTCTCGAACGTGCCGGGCTCGGGCTTTGTCGAATCGCCGGCCCTGCACGGCTTTCTGCCCGGCATTGCCGAAGTGCTGCTCGGCGAAGACCTCGTGCTGCCGAGCGTGCCGACATGGTGGTGCGGCGAAAAGGCGGCGCGCAATCATGCCTTCGCGCGCCTCGACGAGGCGTTCATCGTGCCGACGTGGCCGGTCACCGGGCGCGATGCGCCGCCGGGCGTGGAGCAGGGCAGGCAGCGCCTGTCGGCGTGGCGCGAGCGTATCGAGGCCATGCCGGACACCTACACGATCCAGCAGGCGCAACGTTTTTCCTGCACGCCGCGTTACGAAGACGGCACCATTGGCCGCCGTCCGTCGGTTCTGCGCGTCTATGCGATTGCGGACGTCAACGGCGGCTGGCATGTAATGCCGGGCGGTTTCACCCGCCTCGCCGCCGAACGCCAGACCACGGTGTCCATGCAGTATGGCGGCAGCAGCGTCGATACGTGGGTGCTGTCGAGCCAGCCGACTTCGACCTTCACGTTGCTGCCTTCGCCGATGCAGCCCGCCGACCTTGCGCGCAAACACCGCACCGTGTCGAGCCGCGCGGCGGAAAACCTGTTCTGGGCCGGGCGGTACGGCGAGCGCGCCGAAAACAACGTGCGGCTGCTACGCCTGATTCTCGGCTCGCTGGAAGGCAACGACGCCGACGCAATGTTTCCGACCCTGGTCGAACTCGCCATGCATTGCGGGCTCGTGCAATCCGGCGACATGTTCTCGCCCCATTCGCCGCAAGCCTTCGAGCGCGCTCTCGTTGCCAATCTGAGCGAGAGCACCGGCGCCGCGAGCATCGGCCAGAACCTGAACTGCCAGGCGCGCTCGAACGGGGAAGTGCGCGGGCGTCTGTCGAACGATCACTGGCGCACGATTCTCGCGGCGCGCAACGACTTCCGCGACGCGTTGCAGACACTGATGCCCGCTCCGGGGTACAGCGGTGGGGGATCGCAAGGCAACGGCAATAGCAATGGCAACGGCAACGGCCGTGGCGAGCGCTACGAACGTTACGATCGCGTCACGCTGATGAACGCGCTCGAACGCCTGTCGGTGCAGTTGTCGGCGATCAGCGGCGCACAGGGCGACCGCATGACACGCGACGAAGCGTGGCGTCTCCTGTTCGTGGGCCGTCACATCGAGCGCGTGTCGGCGATGACGTCGTTCCTGCGCGTAGTCGCCGACAAAGGTCAACTCTCCACGCCCGCCGGCTTCGACCTGCTGCTGCAGTTGTTCGACAGCACGCTCACGTATCGCTCGCTCTATCCTGGCCGCTTCGAGGTGCCGGCGCTGCTCGACCTGCTGGTCATCGAGCCGACCAATCCGCGCGGCATCTACGGCGTCTACGAGCGTCTGCGCAAGAAGCTCGACGAGATCGCGGTGGCGGCGGGCAGCACGCGGCATCGTCCGTTCGCGGAACTGATGGCGCCTGCCGCTTCGTTGCCTTCGCTCGAATCGCTGTGTACCGTCGACGAAGACGGCGCCTATGCCAATCTGATTGCGGTATGCGATCAGATCGGCGCTTATGCCGGCGCGGCCGCCCATGAAATCAGCGCGCGCTATTTCAGTCACGCCAGCACCGTCGCTTCGCAGGTGTGGTCATGA
- a CDS encoding transglutaminase family protein, whose product MKNAPTVLSVSHRTTYRYSTYVEIAQHLATIRPIACAWQRVVSHSETIEPEPSYLNSRIDAFGNDVLYFALDAPHERLQLVSETTVALTPRWTDLDPEATPEWDDVSDALRFRVGGQFRPEVEFCFASPNIVPRPSLRAYALPSFPPGMPIAAGAIDLMHRIHEDFAYKPSATMFDTPAERAFELKSGVCQDFAQVMIGCLRSLGLPARYVSGYLRNDPPPGQPRLIGADASHAWVSVHCPGSGWIDLDPTNDVLADVDHVTLAIGRDYSDVSLLRGMILGGGAHRVEVGVTVLAL is encoded by the coding sequence ATGAAGAACGCGCCGACCGTGCTGTCCGTTTCGCATCGCACGACTTATCGCTATTCCACGTATGTGGAGATCGCGCAGCATCTCGCGACAATCCGGCCGATCGCCTGCGCGTGGCAGCGCGTGGTGTCGCACAGCGAAACGATCGAACCCGAGCCGTCGTATCTGAATAGCCGCATCGACGCATTCGGCAACGACGTCCTGTATTTCGCGCTGGATGCGCCGCACGAGCGCTTGCAACTCGTCAGCGAAACCACGGTGGCGCTCACGCCGCGCTGGACCGACCTCGATCCCGAGGCGACACCCGAATGGGACGACGTGTCCGACGCGCTGCGGTTTCGCGTCGGCGGGCAGTTCCGGCCCGAGGTGGAGTTCTGTTTCGCGTCGCCGAACATCGTGCCGCGGCCGTCGCTGCGCGCCTATGCATTGCCGAGTTTTCCGCCCGGCATGCCCATTGCCGCGGGCGCGATCGATCTGATGCACCGCATTCACGAAGACTTCGCCTACAAACCTTCCGCGACGATGTTCGATACACCCGCCGAACGCGCCTTCGAATTGAAGAGCGGCGTGTGCCAGGACTTCGCGCAGGTGATGATCGGCTGCTTGCGCTCGCTGGGATTGCCGGCGCGCTACGTGAGCGGTTATCTGCGCAACGATCCGCCGCCTGGGCAGCCGCGTCTGATCGGCGCGGACGCGTCCCATGCGTGGGTGTCGGTGCATTGCCCCGGCAGCGGCTGGATCGATCTCGATCCGACCAACGACGTGCTCGCCGATGTGGATCACGTGACGCTTGCAATCGGCCGCGATTACAGCGACGTGTCCTTGCTGCGCGGGATGATTCTCGGCGGCGGCGCGCATCGGGTGGAAGTGGGTGTGACGGTTCTCGCGCTTTAG
- a CDS encoding fimbria/pilus outer membrane usher protein: MSRRARRRTHALMFGALGACVSAPGHAQTITGAGAQFNDQRDDGANASAMESGQAAPGSESLVTAHAESPSAALGYAFNTFRTSGQGAADTQRYFGFNAGVNIGSWQVHERGAVQSMTGRGTSYQNIATYLQRDIPSLKTRLALGDQFTDGAVFDSIGVHGVKVESVDSAVPEVVSGYAPMVRGVAMSNALVTVTQNGNRLYETTVAPGPFEINDVAATGYGGNLLVTVTEADGSQHSFTVPYPSAVPLLRRDSTRFSVAGGVARDPQIKRHDAMLQGTIQHGFSGSVTGYGGAVAADGYLSGLIGAAIRTPIGALSADISAAQADAPQSQSTRGASLRIGYSKFIEPTNTNVSIAVYGYSSGGFLSLRDALLTREVASAGSGVNGVGHRRSQMQIALNQRLGGAAGTLYVVGSTSDYWNHSGSETEFQIGYSGALRVANANLNYTVSASRQRTGLSGPMSNQLFATVSVPLGKAEHAPLLSAGLMHDSHANWSEQAILAGSVGAADELKYGMYGTHSERSSIGGGNVQYRSPYATFGASASGGSGYSQVAANIRGSVFARREGITITEAAEDKADTLQPKGGLDAGASANPDLSAGSPGHAAVPHLLPGSADPIEVGPQSARPDSKVEPTSLEPAPPLNAVVVTRQSASDNIASNVATVDQTEGAERLMLFMNAVPMKVYARNAVVSWSDVERGNGHH; encoded by the coding sequence TTGAGCAGACGAGCGCGGCGGCGCACGCATGCGCTGATGTTCGGTGCGCTAGGCGCCTGTGTGTCGGCGCCGGGGCATGCGCAGACCATCACCGGCGCCGGTGCGCAGTTCAACGATCAGCGTGACGATGGCGCGAATGCTTCCGCTATGGAGTCGGGACAGGCGGCGCCCGGGAGTGAATCGCTCGTAACCGCGCATGCGGAAAGTCCGTCGGCGGCGCTTGGTTACGCGTTCAATACGTTTCGCACCTCGGGGCAAGGGGCGGCGGATACACAGCGTTACTTTGGCTTTAACGCAGGCGTCAATATCGGCAGTTGGCAAGTGCACGAGCGCGGTGCGGTCCAGTCCATGACGGGGCGAGGCACGTCATATCAGAACATCGCGACTTATCTGCAGCGAGACATTCCGTCGTTGAAAACCCGGCTCGCTCTTGGCGACCAGTTCACGGACGGCGCTGTGTTCGACAGCATCGGCGTGCATGGCGTAAAGGTGGAGAGCGTCGATAGCGCGGTGCCCGAGGTCGTGTCCGGCTATGCGCCGATGGTGCGCGGCGTGGCAATGTCGAATGCGCTGGTCACTGTGACGCAGAACGGCAACCGCTTATACGAAACCACGGTTGCGCCGGGACCGTTTGAAATCAACGACGTCGCGGCAACCGGTTATGGCGGCAATCTGCTTGTCACCGTGACGGAAGCCGACGGCAGTCAGCACAGTTTCACCGTGCCATACCCTTCGGCCGTGCCGCTTTTGCGTCGGGACTCGACGCGATTCAGCGTCGCCGGTGGTGTGGCGCGTGACCCGCAGATCAAGCGCCACGACGCGATGCTGCAGGGCACGATCCAGCACGGCTTCAGCGGTTCGGTAACGGGCTACGGCGGGGCGGTTGCCGCGGACGGTTATCTGTCCGGCTTGATCGGTGCGGCGATCCGCACGCCGATCGGCGCGCTGTCGGCCGACATCTCGGCGGCTCAGGCCGACGCGCCGCAATCGCAAAGCACGCGTGGTGCAAGCCTGCGCATCGGCTATAGCAAGTTCATCGAGCCGACGAATACGAACGTTTCGATCGCCGTGTATGGCTACTCATCAGGCGGCTTCCTCTCGCTGCGCGACGCGCTGCTTACACGCGAGGTGGCGTCGGCGGGTTCCGGCGTAAACGGCGTCGGACATCGGCGCAGCCAGATGCAGATTGCGCTGAACCAGCGCCTCGGCGGCGCTGCCGGTACGCTTTATGTGGTCGGCTCGACGTCGGACTACTGGAACCATTCGGGATCCGAAACGGAGTTTCAGATTGGCTACTCCGGCGCGTTACGCGTGGCCAATGCGAATCTGAATTACACCGTATCGGCTTCGCGGCAGCGCACCGGCTTGAGCGGACCCATGAGCAACCAGCTGTTCGCCACCGTCTCCGTGCCGCTTGGCAAGGCGGAGCATGCTCCGCTGCTGTCGGCGGGCTTGATGCATGACAGTCATGCCAACTGGTCCGAGCAGGCAATCCTTGCGGGTTCCGTGGGTGCTGCGGATGAACTGAAGTACGGCATGTACGGGACGCACTCGGAGCGCTCGAGCATAGGTGGCGGCAATGTCCAGTACCGCAGTCCCTACGCGACTTTCGGAGCAAGCGCGAGTGGCGGTTCCGGCTATTCGCAGGTGGCGGCGAACATTCGGGGCTCGGTGTTTGCTCGCAGAGAAGGCATCACGATCACCGAAGCAGCAGAAGACAAAGCCGACACCCTCCAACCGAAGGGCGGCCTGGATGCCGGCGCGTCGGCGAACCCGGACCTGAGCGCGGGCAGTCCCGGCCATGCGGCCGTGCCGCACCTGCTGCCCGGCAGCGCGGATCCGATTGAAGTCGGTCCTCAGAGCGCCCGGCCCGACAGCAAGGTTGAGCCAACCAGCCTGGAGCCAGCGCCGCCGTTGAATGCGGTAGTCGTGACGCGCCAGTCTGCGAGCGACAACATTGCTTCGAATGTCGCAACGGTTGACCAGACAGAAGGGGCGGAACGGCTGATGTTGTTCATGAATGCGGTGCCCATGAAGGTGTATGCACGCAATGCGGTTGTCTCATGGTCGGATGTCGAGCGTGGGAACGGGCATCACTAG
- a CDS encoding HlyD family efflux transporter periplasmic adaptor subunit, giving the protein MDPTSIPQYKDISWRWIAYAASAIVVVAVGFGFLHEVELKQDVQCEIVSPSEVKVRGLSGLVTSVYVRPSERVAAGAPLFTLQRDLSLSSDGRQRTVFDSQMRDEQIRVADEQYAQRKAQLTAQRDASLLTGSSRKAELIALDEQISQNRQLSDESQQKLVRLKSVSDYVTADRIEQASADEHQVKVSIAQGLARREQLLGEMSTLNGALIDLNAQLKENDARHEQGIQEIRMRFEQSRQDATISAPQAGVVTFSKLVTGHTLEASDVALVIATDDKGALRAALRIPSRRRGFVEKGQIVRLKFDAFPYAKFGSYEARIDAISDTTMQSSPSLPGMPGSLAAQGGGDGDYLAWATLRGKTFDYGKQHFDILPGMRATASIVVERRTIAEWVLAPLFRMIRG; this is encoded by the coding sequence ATGGACCCAACCAGTATCCCGCAGTACAAAGACATTTCCTGGCGATGGATCGCCTATGCCGCGTCGGCGATCGTGGTGGTTGCCGTCGGCTTCGGCTTCCTGCATGAAGTGGAACTCAAGCAGGACGTGCAGTGCGAAATCGTGTCGCCATCGGAAGTGAAGGTACGCGGTTTGAGCGGACTCGTGACCTCGGTGTACGTGCGGCCGTCGGAGCGCGTGGCAGCCGGTGCGCCCTTGTTCACGCTGCAGCGTGACCTGTCGCTGTCGAGCGACGGCCGTCAGCGCACCGTGTTCGACTCGCAAATGCGCGACGAACAGATTCGCGTCGCAGACGAACAATACGCCCAACGCAAGGCGCAATTGACCGCACAGCGGGATGCTTCGTTGCTGACGGGTTCGAGCCGTAAAGCGGAGCTCATTGCGTTGGATGAACAGATTTCCCAGAACCGCCAGCTTTCCGACGAATCGCAGCAGAAACTCGTGCGGCTCAAGTCGGTGTCGGACTACGTCACCGCGGATCGTATCGAGCAGGCGAGTGCCGATGAGCACCAGGTGAAGGTTTCCATCGCCCAAGGTCTGGCGCGCCGCGAACAGTTGCTCGGCGAGATGTCGACGCTCAACGGCGCGCTGATCGACCTCAACGCGCAGCTGAAAGAGAACGACGCGCGGCACGAACAAGGCATTCAGGAAATCCGGATGCGCTTCGAACAGTCGCGCCAGGACGCGACAATTTCGGCACCGCAAGCCGGGGTCGTCACGTTTTCGAAACTCGTGACGGGCCACACGCTGGAGGCGTCCGACGTTGCGCTCGTGATTGCGACCGACGACAAGGGCGCATTGCGGGCGGCGCTGCGCATTCCGTCGCGCCGTCGCGGGTTCGTCGAAAAAGGCCAGATCGTGCGGCTCAAATTCGACGCGTTTCCTTACGCGAAATTCGGCAGCTACGAAGCACGCATCGACGCCATATCGGACACGACGATGCAGTCGTCCCCCTCGCTTCCGGGCATGCCCGGCTCGCTCGCCGCTCAAGGCGGCGGAGACGGCGACTACCTGGCGTGGGCGACGCTACGGGGCAAGACCTTCGACTACGGCAAGCAGCATTTCGACATCTTGCCCGGTATGCGCGCTACGGCGAGCATCGTCGTCGAGCGTAGAACGATTGCCGAATGGGTGTTGGCGCCGCTTTTCCGCATGATCAGAGGCTAA